One genomic region from Alteromonas pelagimontana encodes:
- a CDS encoding cold-shock protein, which produces MSKGTVKWFNADKGFGFITPEDGGKDLFVHHSEIKTGGGYATLNDGQAVEFEVGQGQKGPCANNVRPL; this is translated from the coding sequence ATGAGTAAAGGTACAGTAAAGTGGTTCAATGCAGATAAAGGTTTTGGTTTCATTACGCCGGAAGATGGCGGTAAAGACCTTTTCGTTCACCACTCTGAAATTAAAACAGGCGGCGGTTATGCCACGCTGAATGATGGCCAGGCGGTAGAATTTGAAGTTGGTCAAGGCCAGAAAGGTCCATGTGCCAACAATGTGCGCCCTCTGTAG
- a CDS encoding alpha-hydroxy acid oxidase, which yields MRLRQCHNFNDFRKLASKRLPGPIFNYIDGGADDEVTMRRNSAAFNECDLIPRVLTGVKDIDLSVEVMGQQLKLPIYCSPTALQRLFHHQGEHAVAACAEKFGTMFGVSSLGTVSMEEISKQYDTPQVYQFYFHKDRGLNRAMMERAKESNIEVMMLTVDSITGGNRERDLRTGFSIPFRLNVAGLWQFVTKPMWGINYLTHEKFSLPQLDAHIDMKGGTSSIGDYFTHMLDPTMNWKDVEEMVKFWDGEFCLKGIMSKEDARRAVDIGCTGIVISNHGGRQLDGARSSFDHLAEIVDEVGEEIDVLFDSGVQRGTHVLKALALGAKAVGIGRLYLYALAAAGQAGVERAMTLLIAEIERDMRLMGCSSIRALNRDHIRFR from the coding sequence ATGCGACTGCGCCAATGCCACAATTTTAATGATTTCAGAAAACTCGCCAGCAAACGTTTACCAGGACCGATTTTCAACTATATTGATGGTGGTGCAGACGATGAAGTAACAATGCGGCGCAACTCAGCAGCATTTAATGAATGCGATTTGATTCCCCGGGTGCTAACGGGGGTAAAAGATATTGATTTAAGTGTTGAGGTAATGGGGCAGCAGTTGAAGCTGCCTATCTATTGTTCTCCAACCGCACTACAAAGACTGTTCCACCATCAGGGGGAACACGCAGTGGCGGCGTGCGCCGAAAAATTTGGCACCATGTTTGGAGTCTCTTCGCTGGGTACTGTGAGTATGGAGGAAATTTCCAAACAATATGATACGCCGCAGGTCTACCAGTTTTATTTTCATAAGGACCGGGGGCTAAACCGCGCCATGATGGAACGGGCAAAGGAATCTAACATTGAAGTTATGATGCTGACGGTTGATTCCATTACCGGGGGTAACCGGGAACGGGACCTGCGCACCGGCTTTTCTATTCCTTTTCGCCTGAACGTGGCTGGCTTATGGCAATTTGTCACTAAGCCAATGTGGGGAATTAACTATCTGACGCACGAAAAATTCTCGTTACCCCAGCTAGACGCGCACATTGACATGAAAGGCGGCACCAGCTCTATCGGCGATTATTTTACGCATATGCTGGACCCCACCATGAATTGGAAAGATGTTGAAGAAATGGTGAAATTCTGGGACGGCGAATTTTGTCTTAAAGGCATCATGAGTAAAGAAGACGCACGCAGGGCAGTCGATATTGGCTGTACCGGAATTGTTATTTCCAATCACGGCGGCAGGCAGTTAGATGGCGCGCGTAGCTCGTTTGATCATCTGGCAGAAATTGTTGATGAGGTTGGTGAGGAAATTGACGTATTGTTCGATAGTGGCGTGCAGCGTGGTACTCATGTACTTAAAGCTCTGGCACTAGGTGCCAAGGCGGTGGGCATAGGAAGACTCTATTTATATGCCCTTGCCGCTGCAGGTCAAGCAGGGGTAGAACGCGCTATGACGCTGCTTATAGCGGAAATAGAGCGCGATATGCGCTTGATGGGTTGCAGCAGTATACGGGCGCTAAATAGAGATCATATTCGATTCCGATGA
- a CDS encoding YkgJ family cysteine cluster protein, whose translation MMKDEIEVRSLPESNVSCSNCNASCCRLEVMLITDTGVPEQFVEFDSWGGMRMARLDDGWCAALDRSSMRCSIYDKRPLICREYEMGGYECLSERMQG comes from the coding sequence ATGATGAAAGATGAGATAGAAGTAAGGAGCTTGCCCGAAAGTAATGTATCATGCTCAAACTGCAACGCGAGTTGTTGCCGCTTAGAGGTGATGCTGATTACCGATACAGGCGTTCCTGAACAGTTTGTCGAGTTTGATTCCTGGGGCGGAATGAGAATGGCGCGGCTGGATGATGGCTGGTGCGCAGCTCTGGATCGCTCAAGTATGCGCTGTAGTATTTACGATAAACGGCCGTTGATATGTCGGGAATATGAAATGGGGGGCTATGAATGTCTCTCGGAACGTATGCAGGGTTAA
- a CDS encoding DUF1624 domain-containing protein, which yields MSSSVVMADVTSSGVDKQTLKKRIASIDILRGVVMIIMVMDHVRERLFFHMPVADPMDIDNTAPALYFSRLAAHLCAPAFVFLTGLSAWLYAQGANGNFRSPTQFLVKRGLFLIVLELTVIAFAWNGDFNALFLQVIWAIGISMIALGLLAKLPFPVVGAVGFLIVFGHNLLTPITFQAGETGFTLWSILHDRNVLMLEPVRVRASYPVLPWIGVIALGYFAGPLYARTKDAFSRQKILLALGIGCWALLLLLRGFNVYGETLPWEAQQSVLHTLMSFLNFTKYPPSLDYLLLTLGMVFILLAWLERMLGKLLDAIETFGSAPMFFYILHLYVLLVIYQILLAIYGANQGERFGVDSIEWVWLITVILVIALYFPTRAFAAFKHRSKNPLWRYL from the coding sequence ATGAGTTCGAGTGTGGTGATGGCTGATGTAACGTCATCGGGTGTGGATAAGCAAACGTTGAAAAAGCGCATTGCGAGTATTGATATTCTGCGAGGGGTGGTCATGATCATTATGGTGATGGATCATGTGCGTGAACGGCTATTTTTTCATATGCCTGTCGCCGATCCGATGGATATTGATAACACGGCACCGGCACTTTATTTTTCCCGTTTGGCGGCACACCTTTGTGCTCCGGCTTTTGTTTTTTTAACCGGCCTTTCGGCGTGGCTTTATGCGCAGGGGGCAAACGGCAACTTCCGTTCCCCCACCCAGTTTTTAGTTAAACGCGGGTTGTTTTTGATAGTCCTGGAGCTAACCGTAATTGCCTTTGCCTGGAACGGCGACTTTAATGCGTTATTCCTTCAGGTAATCTGGGCAATTGGTATCAGCATGATTGCGCTAGGGCTGTTAGCAAAACTGCCTTTTCCCGTTGTTGGAGCAGTAGGTTTTCTCATAGTTTTTGGTCATAACTTGCTTACTCCTATTACTTTTCAAGCCGGTGAAACTGGCTTTACACTCTGGAGCATTTTGCATGATCGCAATGTGTTAATGCTGGAGCCGGTGCGAGTTCGGGCTTCCTACCCTGTGTTACCCTGGATAGGCGTAATAGCATTGGGCTATTTTGCTGGTCCGCTTTATGCCAGAACAAAAGATGCTTTTAGCCGCCAAAAAATATTACTGGCGCTGGGAATCGGCTGCTGGGCGCTGCTTCTTTTGCTTCGTGGCTTTAATGTCTATGGCGAAACGCTTCCCTGGGAAGCTCAGCAGAGCGTGTTGCACACTTTAATGTCATTTTTGAACTTTACCAAATATCCGCCTTCTCTTGATTATCTTTTGCTGACATTAGGCATGGTATTTATCTTACTGGCATGGCTGGAGCGTATGTTGGGTAAATTACTTGATGCTATTGAAACCTTTGGCTCTGCGCCCATGTTTTTCTACATTCTGCATCTTTATGTGTTGCTGGTTATATATCAAATTCTGCTTGCGATTTACGGCGCCAACCAAGGAGAGCGATTTGGTGTAGATTCAATTGAATGGGTATGGCTAATTACCGTAATACTGGTGATTGCGCTGTATTTCCCCACCCGGGCGTTTGCTGCATTTAAGCACCGAAGTAAAAACCCGTTGTGGCGCTACCTTTAA
- a CDS encoding OmpP1/FadL family transporter: MNKIKFLPACLCLTLSTAVSHQAMAAGFQVNEHSANGLGRAFAGQAAMPENASVLATNPAAITVFDAPSFSAGINYIDPNVDIDGELVSTLGGTSIPMSANENDIADSAVIPSFFYAQPINEKVSVGLGIFSSYGLSTDYSDDFNALHFADNAEITTITMNPTVAYKVTDTISLGLGLSVTYADAEIGTSTPKAVAALTQGAIPANATIVNLQGDDLGYGWNVGAFWQATSTTNVALSYRAETELNLSGEINSDLEPTYNQGGKLALNLASITELAVNQIINDQWSVQASVNFTDWSTFDKLEANLADGTDLLLKQEDFEDTWRASIGATYQYNDQITLRAGYAYDDGAVSYAHRSLSIPDTDRQWFTVGATYAVTASTSVDFGYAYLKGREANVNQQRGLGPIVSNLTATENASANILSVQVNTQF; encoded by the coding sequence ATGAATAAAATTAAGTTTCTACCTGCTTGCCTATGCCTCACGTTGTCTACAGCGGTATCCCATCAAGCTATGGCTGCGGGTTTTCAAGTTAATGAACATAGTGCGAACGGTTTAGGTCGCGCCTTTGCTGGCCAAGCGGCAATGCCTGAAAATGCTTCGGTTCTGGCAACCAACCCTGCTGCTATTACTGTCTTTGACGCGCCCTCATTCAGTGCTGGCATTAACTATATCGATCCTAACGTGGACATCGATGGTGAACTGGTTTCTACGCTTGGTGGAACCAGTATTCCTATGTCGGCAAATGAAAATGACATTGCGGATAGCGCAGTTATTCCCTCATTTTTTTATGCTCAGCCTATCAATGAAAAAGTATCTGTGGGTTTAGGAATTTTCTCAAGCTATGGCCTGTCTACAGACTACAGCGATGACTTCAATGCCCTGCATTTTGCTGATAATGCCGAAATTACTACAATAACCATGAATCCAACCGTGGCTTACAAGGTAACGGACACAATAAGCTTAGGCCTGGGTCTGAGCGTTACCTATGCAGATGCGGAAATCGGTACGTCTACACCTAAAGCCGTTGCTGCTCTGACTCAAGGTGCAATTCCCGCTAATGCTACCATTGTCAATCTGCAAGGTGATGATTTGGGCTATGGCTGGAATGTTGGCGCCTTTTGGCAAGCCACTTCTACTACGAACGTCGCGTTAAGCTATCGCGCTGAAACCGAACTGAATCTTTCTGGCGAAATTAACTCTGATCTAGAGCCGACTTATAATCAAGGCGGTAAACTGGCGTTAAACCTGGCTTCTATTACAGAGTTAGCGGTAAACCAGATTATCAACGACCAATGGTCGGTACAAGCAAGCGTTAACTTCACTGACTGGAGCACCTTCGACAAATTGGAAGCCAACTTGGCCGATGGCACTGACTTGTTGCTTAAACAGGAAGACTTCGAAGATACCTGGCGCGCGAGTATTGGTGCCACCTATCAATATAATGATCAAATCACGTTACGTGCGGGCTATGCGTACGATGATGGCGCAGTGTCTTATGCTCATCGATCGCTTAGCATTCCGGATACCGACAGACAGTGGTTCACTGTAGGTGCTACTTATGCGGTCACTGCATCAACCAGTGTAGACTTTGGCTACGCTTATTTGAAAGGCCGTGAAGCGAACGTAAACCAACAACGTGGGCTTGGTCCGATTGTGAGCAACTTAACTGCGACTGAAAACGCCAGTGCAAATATTCTAAGTGTTCAGGTAAATACTCAGTTCTAA
- a CDS encoding M1 family metallopeptidase — protein MKNIGWVFLTAPLLFACSEPAQQESSPVKEDKPVTTTSSTAIVPGTDYHSFSNPDEVKVTHLDLELTADFDKHQLVGQATLGFIRQTESADTLVLDTRDLTINSVTAGEDAVSYTLKDADPDLGAALEIDLPAEATSVTVDYTTSPTASGVQWLTPAQTAGKQHPFLFTQAQAIHARSFIPLQDSPQVRITYNARIHTPENLLAVMSAANDPQTPRDGDYEFTMPQAIPSYLIALSIGNLKFKAMGERTGVYAEPELLDAAAEEFSDTESMLEVTEKTYGPYRWDRYDLLILPPSFPFGGMENPRLSFITPTVIAGDKSLVSLIAHELAHSWSGNTVTNATWRDLWLNEGFTTYLTYRIMEMVYGQDRYRMEAVLGYQSLQADIQALPEKDQILAIDLRGRNPDDVFSDIPYEKGALFLREIEQKIGRENFDAFLMAYFDHFAFQSITTDAFIDYLDATLLKDYSDKLNKGRIHEWIFSPGIPEGAPVPESDAFEKVDTARQAWLNGKKPAADINTQDWTTHEWLYFLNNMPEELSTKQLDELDAAFALTKSQNNEIAHSWLLIAVKNEYEPAYDRLYDYLVHIGRNKLVKPLYRELSTTPEGKAFAAKAFAEAKPGYHPLTIRANEGFVEDKK, from the coding sequence ATGAAAAATATCGGTTGGGTGTTTTTAACTGCACCTTTGCTGTTTGCGTGTTCAGAACCCGCACAGCAAGAATCATCGCCAGTCAAAGAAGACAAACCTGTCACCACAACATCTTCTACAGCCATTGTTCCGGGAACAGACTACCACTCGTTTTCTAATCCCGACGAAGTAAAGGTGACGCACCTTGATCTGGAGCTAACCGCTGATTTTGACAAGCACCAACTGGTAGGTCAGGCCACGCTGGGTTTTATCCGGCAGACAGAATCCGCAGACACACTTGTTCTGGACACACGCGACCTTACAATCAACAGCGTGACTGCAGGAGAAGACGCGGTTAGTTATACGCTTAAAGATGCCGACCCGGATTTGGGTGCCGCACTGGAAATCGACCTGCCTGCTGAAGCCACCTCGGTGACCGTTGATTACACCACCTCGCCCACCGCATCCGGTGTACAATGGTTAACGCCAGCGCAAACAGCAGGTAAACAACATCCTTTCCTGTTTACTCAGGCTCAGGCTATTCATGCGCGCAGTTTTATTCCGTTGCAGGATTCACCGCAGGTACGAATTACTTACAATGCCCGTATTCATACACCTGAAAATTTATTGGCGGTGATGAGTGCAGCCAATGATCCACAAACTCCCAGAGATGGCGACTACGAATTTACGATGCCGCAAGCCATCCCTTCGTATCTCATCGCGTTGTCTATCGGCAATCTCAAATTTAAAGCCATGGGTGAACGCACTGGCGTATATGCAGAGCCGGAGCTGCTGGATGCCGCGGCAGAAGAGTTTTCTGATACCGAGAGCATGTTAGAGGTAACCGAGAAAACCTACGGCCCTTATCGCTGGGACCGTTACGATCTGCTTATTCTACCGCCGTCTTTCCCCTTTGGTGGAATGGAGAACCCGCGTTTATCATTTATTACGCCAACGGTTATTGCGGGTGATAAAAGTCTGGTCTCGCTGATTGCTCACGAACTGGCACACAGCTGGTCGGGCAATACCGTTACCAACGCCACCTGGCGAGATTTATGGCTAAACGAAGGCTTTACCACTTATCTCACCTATCGAATTATGGAAATGGTGTACGGACAAGATCGCTACCGTATGGAAGCAGTGTTGGGCTACCAGAGCTTGCAAGCAGATATTCAAGCGCTTCCTGAGAAAGATCAGATTCTTGCCATTGATCTGCGCGGTCGCAATCCTGATGACGTGTTTTCCGATATTCCCTATGAAAAAGGCGCCCTGTTTTTACGGGAAATTGAACAGAAAATTGGCCGCGAGAACTTTGATGCATTTCTAATGGCTTACTTTGATCATTTCGCTTTTCAAAGTATTACCACCGACGCGTTTATTGACTATTTAGATGCCACGTTACTCAAAGACTATTCGGATAAATTAAATAAAGGACGAATTCATGAATGGATATTCTCGCCCGGAATTCCCGAAGGCGCCCCTGTGCCAGAATCTGATGCATTTGAAAAAGTTGATACCGCGCGACAGGCGTGGCTAAACGGCAAGAAGCCAGCGGCTGACATTAACACGCAGGATTGGACAACCCACGAATGGCTGTATTTTCTTAATAATATGCCAGAAGAGTTGTCTACCAAACAGCTGGATGAGCTGGACGCCGCGTTTGCATTAACCAAAAGTCAAAACAATGAAATTGCTCATAGCTGGTTGCTGATTGCAGTTAAAAACGAATACGAACCCGCTTATGATCGCCTTTACGACTATCTGGTTCACATCGGCCGCAATAAACTGGTGAAGCCGCTATACCGCGAGCTCTCAACGACACCAGAAGGCAAAGCGTTTGCTGCCAAAGCATTTGCCGAAGCAAAACCCGGTTATCATCCTTTGACGATTCGGGCGAATGAAGGGTTTGTAGAAGATAAAAAGTAA
- a CDS encoding TonB-dependent receptor: protein MVLIFLLQVVPFANAQQDSALDIAFEAQPLSNALNAFSRATGQTILYDPAVTASYFSTAVKGSFTQRKLILQILVQSPLCADKVKEGWLVSDCPQNEKSASEPPSTNPNPINKKQKVPFEIEVTGFRSSLMQAREIKRLAMISQDAILAEDIADFPDLNLADSLQRVPGISITREAGEGRQISLRGLGPDFTRVIVNGMEAMGMTSSPMDARGAVSRTRAFDFNIFASELFNRIDVKKSYSADQEEGGIGGTVWLQTPQPFDYEGFQSALTYRQAYNSNSNESDPRVVAMISNRSDNIGALFSVAYSERHTTEYGTNTTRWRQEKKQLVGQQNPELALILSEGELWFPRGHRYSLWNNQQSRLGMTTSLQYRPLEQFSLTLNGIYSRLQNRLDEHHLAVKDNDLVSSVEWTEINGDKEVTYAHYQNATWRAETREDENRSVFYQFSGEANWKITPDLSLNLLIGNSSSDYSQPKVNKVNIWAENVDIMTDFRQDRFYGLSTSPGFDTTSIEGFEVKDLYFQENYMTSNFDNIKLSLEHSVDNHNRWTVGVNQKTFANTGHDRFQGDFPTNGSTPQNEGIVTLSPATADVFYGHPDIAWRQGNLAAIQAFYGLENYQLGDEYIIDASNFKVTEETLAAYGLYDWDTNLAGQPFLVSAGLRYFQTQLTSAGLSKGVPTEISRDYADWLPSLNMVYEFSDDFLWRMGVSENITRPSIRSLSFSADVSQASRNEGEIGSVWVGNPDLAPFESVNFDTALEGYFSENGIISLALFYKKIDNFIVEQAQPVVYASLGLPEALLQAGDSIYDVFNVTTPQNSDSSTVKGFEIAFSRDFDFLPAPFNQLGMVANYTWANGNTLYRNVENSGKDRIKTFAGLSKSSYNLTFYYEAERWAARISSAYRSDYILSVQAGNADQDEAGYHDTAYVDASAYYQISDDIKITAEGLNLTNVREELYSDSNDRAYNTTTSGRTFLLGISVQLQ from the coding sequence TTGGTTCTAATATTTTTACTGCAAGTTGTACCTTTTGCCAACGCACAACAAGATTCAGCACTTGATATTGCCTTTGAAGCACAACCGCTTAGTAATGCACTAAACGCCTTCTCTCGCGCCACCGGTCAAACCATTCTTTACGATCCTGCGGTAACAGCCAGCTATTTTAGTACTGCGGTCAAAGGAAGCTTTACTCAGCGAAAGCTTATCCTGCAGATCCTCGTGCAATCACCGTTGTGCGCGGATAAAGTGAAAGAGGGTTGGCTTGTCAGCGACTGCCCGCAGAATGAAAAAAGCGCTTCTGAACCGCCATCAACAAACCCGAATCCAATCAATAAAAAGCAAAAAGTACCCTTTGAAATAGAAGTTACCGGCTTTAGAAGCTCGTTAATGCAGGCCAGAGAAATTAAACGCTTAGCTATGATTTCGCAAGATGCCATTCTGGCGGAAGATATTGCCGACTTTCCCGATCTTAATCTGGCGGATTCACTTCAGCGAGTGCCGGGAATTTCGATTACCCGGGAAGCCGGTGAAGGTCGTCAGATATCGTTGCGGGGGCTTGGCCCTGACTTTACCCGGGTCATCGTTAACGGCATGGAAGCCATGGGAATGACCTCTTCGCCTATGGACGCCAGAGGCGCAGTAAGCCGAACCCGGGCCTTCGATTTTAATATTTTTGCTTCTGAACTGTTTAATCGTATCGATGTAAAAAAATCCTATTCAGCCGATCAGGAAGAAGGCGGCATCGGCGGGACGGTATGGCTGCAAACGCCACAACCTTTCGACTACGAAGGCTTTCAAAGCGCGCTGACGTATCGCCAGGCGTACAATTCCAATAGCAATGAAAGCGATCCGCGAGTGGTAGCCATGATTTCCAACCGCAGCGATAACATAGGAGCGCTTTTTTCTGTGGCTTACAGCGAGCGCCACACCACTGAATACGGTACCAATACTACCCGTTGGCGGCAGGAAAAGAAGCAACTCGTAGGACAGCAAAATCCTGAGCTAGCTTTGATATTATCGGAAGGAGAGTTGTGGTTTCCTCGTGGTCATCGTTATTCTCTGTGGAACAATCAACAATCCCGCCTTGGCATGACTACGTCTTTACAATATCGCCCGCTTGAGCAATTTTCCCTTACCCTCAATGGAATTTACAGCAGGTTGCAGAATCGATTGGATGAGCATCATTTGGCAGTGAAGGATAATGATTTGGTATCGTCTGTGGAATGGACAGAGATCAACGGTGATAAAGAGGTCACTTACGCACACTATCAAAATGCCACCTGGCGTGCAGAGACAAGAGAAGATGAAAATCGCTCTGTTTTTTACCAGTTCTCCGGCGAGGCGAACTGGAAAATCACGCCGGATTTGTCATTGAATCTGCTGATTGGTAACAGCTCTTCTGATTATTCCCAACCCAAAGTCAATAAGGTTAACATCTGGGCCGAGAATGTAGACATCATGACGGACTTCCGCCAGGACAGATTTTATGGATTGAGCACGTCGCCAGGCTTCGACACCACCTCAATTGAGGGTTTTGAGGTAAAAGACTTGTACTTCCAGGAAAACTACATGACCTCAAATTTTGACAATATTAAGCTGAGCCTTGAGCATTCCGTCGATAATCACAACCGGTGGACTGTGGGGGTAAACCAGAAAACCTTTGCCAATACGGGTCACGACCGGTTTCAGGGCGATTTTCCTACCAACGGCAGTACGCCACAAAATGAAGGTATCGTCACGCTTAGCCCAGCCACCGCGGATGTTTTCTACGGTCATCCCGATATTGCCTGGCGGCAGGGAAATCTGGCGGCAATTCAGGCATTTTATGGATTGGAAAATTATCAATTGGGCGACGAATATATTATCGATGCTTCAAATTTTAAAGTGACAGAAGAAACACTGGCAGCTTATGGATTATACGACTGGGATACGAACCTTGCGGGTCAGCCGTTTCTCGTAAGCGCGGGTCTGCGGTATTTTCAGACGCAGCTTACCTCCGCAGGTTTGTCAAAAGGTGTACCCACTGAAATATCACGAGATTATGCCGACTGGCTGCCGAGCTTAAATATGGTATATGAGTTTTCCGATGATTTTTTATGGCGGATGGGCGTAAGTGAAAATATTACCCGCCCCTCAATTCGATCGCTTTCCTTTTCAGCAGATGTGTCGCAAGCATCCAGAAATGAGGGAGAAATAGGCTCGGTGTGGGTTGGAAACCCCGATTTGGCTCCCTTTGAGTCTGTGAATTTCGACACGGCGTTAGAAGGCTATTTCAGCGAAAACGGCATAATCTCTTTGGCGCTGTTTTATAAAAAAATCGATAACTTTATTGTGGAACAAGCGCAACCTGTTGTTTATGCCTCTCTCGGTTTGCCCGAGGCGTTACTGCAGGCGGGAGATTCAATTTACGATGTTTTCAATGTCACCACGCCGCAAAACAGTGATTCTTCGACTGTGAAAGGGTTTGAAATTGCCTTCTCCAGAGATTTTGATTTTCTACCCGCCCCCTTTAATCAATTGGGGATGGTTGCCAATTACACCTGGGCAAACGGCAACACTTTATACCGAAACGTCGAAAACAGTGGCAAAGACCGAATTAAAACGTTCGCTGGATTGTCTAAATCCAGTTATAACCTCACCTTTTATTACGAAGCTGAACGCTGGGCAGCAAGAATTTCCAGTGCATATCGCAGCGACTATATATTGTCAGTTCAGGCAGGAAATGCTGATCAGGATGAAGCTGGGTACCACGATACAGCCTATGTCGATGCTTCGGCGTATTATCAGATTTCAGATGATATAAAAATTACCGCGGAAGGGTTAAATCTGACAAATGTGAGAGAGGAGCTTTACAGCGATTCCAACGACAGAGCCTATAATACGACAACCAGCGGTAGAACGTTTTTATTGGGTATCAGTGTACAATTACAATAA
- a CDS encoding AsmA family protein, producing the protein MKKVLIALLIIVLVIGGGIWYLLSGADDFIKRQIEGHGSTYLETEVSVAGVELALREGRLSIDELEVENPEGFSDEDAFSFDQVILDLGAAVKEPYVVQNIRIDAPEVLYEVNASGEGNLMVLKDNLQSHLSSGNASQSEKSNDPMPLLIVENVTVTNTRLRIDFEQLDTGELKLDKKAYDVTLPTFNAGPVGNPNGMPADQVGAAIVDGMLNNLIAEAKAQAKKVLEEKAKEKAKEKIDEEKDKLMDKASEKLKGLLDKN; encoded by the coding sequence ATGAAAAAAGTGTTAATTGCACTGCTAATTATAGTGTTAGTTATCGGCGGCGGAATTTGGTACTTGCTGAGTGGTGCTGACGATTTTATTAAACGGCAAATCGAAGGGCACGGCAGTACTTATCTTGAAACTGAAGTCAGTGTTGCCGGAGTAGAGCTGGCACTGCGTGAAGGCCGCCTTAGCATTGATGAGCTGGAAGTGGAGAACCCTGAAGGATTTAGTGACGAAGATGCATTTAGTTTTGATCAGGTAATACTGGATTTGGGCGCAGCGGTAAAAGAGCCATATGTAGTGCAGAATATACGTATCGATGCGCCGGAAGTGCTTTACGAAGTGAATGCATCTGGCGAAGGCAATTTAATGGTGCTTAAAGACAATCTACAGTCGCACTTATCTTCCGGTAATGCTTCTCAATCAGAAAAATCCAATGATCCCATGCCGTTGTTAATTGTGGAAAATGTCACCGTGACGAATACCCGTTTACGTATTGACTTCGAACAGCTGGACACCGGTGAGCTCAAACTGGATAAAAAGGCATACGATGTCACGCTTCCCACATTCAACGCGGGGCCGGTAGGTAATCCGAATGGGATGCCGGCGGATCAGGTTGGTGCTGCCATTGTTGATGGCATGCTCAACAATTTAATTGCTGAAGCTAAAGCTCAGGCCAAAAAAGTGCTTGAAGAAAAAGCGAAAGAAAAGGCAAAAGAGAAAATTGATGAAGAAAAAGATAAATTGATGGACAAAGCGAGCGAGAAGTTAAAGGGGTTGCTTGATAAGAATTAG
- a CDS encoding outer membrane beta-barrel protein: MKRTLLATLIAGLSMNAFAAAPSWDLVELGYAKAKLDFGAEEIEPAGAAFYGSKLLGENVFLAASYSVLSDDFDGADLDLDQGSLGVGYRFSATASTDVFAAVSYEYVKLSASYRGYSLKADDNGFGVTVGVRSMVTDTLELSSSIRHIEIDSEGETQISVGGNYFFTQAFAVGVSYSIADDEDMMGISVRYNF; encoded by the coding sequence ATGAAACGCACTTTACTTGCAACTTTGATCGCTGGCCTCTCCATGAATGCTTTTGCTGCGGCCCCTAGTTGGGATCTAGTGGAGTTAGGTTATGCGAAAGCGAAACTCGATTTTGGAGCAGAAGAAATCGAGCCGGCAGGTGCGGCTTTTTACGGCTCCAAACTATTGGGCGAAAACGTATTTTTAGCAGCCTCGTATAGCGTGTTAAGTGACGACTTCGATGGTGCTGATTTGGACTTGGATCAAGGTTCCCTCGGTGTTGGTTATCGTTTTAGTGCAACTGCAAGCACAGACGTATTTGCCGCTGTTAGCTACGAATACGTGAAGCTGTCAGCTTCTTATCGAGGGTACAGCTTGAAGGCTGACGACAACGGTTTTGGTGTGACAGTCGGTGTGCGTTCAATGGTTACTGATACATTAGAACTAAGTAGCTCAATTCGTCATATTGAAATAGACAGTGAAGGTGAAACTCAGATTTCCGTAGGCGGCAATTATTTCTTTACCCAGGCATTTGCCGTCGGTGTAAGTTATTCAATAGCTGATGATGAAGACATGATGGGCATCAGCGTTCGTTATAACTTCTGA